A region from the Cystobacter ferrugineus genome encodes:
- a CDS encoding ExbD/TolR family protein yields the protein MAGGMDLGGGKGKKSLDVAINLTPFIDLMAVTISFLIMTAVWTQIGRLQVAQAGGPSTDEEQKQEEQTKTVQLTLFVTPTELKLVADQSEFPSIEAKRGANGKLDLAPLLARFKELKSQFPDQSSITLQTEDKVHYEDLVRIIDQCIGAGLPQVSVSAIMG from the coding sequence ATGGCCGGCGGAATGGACCTGGGGGGAGGCAAAGGCAAGAAGTCGCTCGACGTTGCCATCAACCTCACCCCCTTTATCGATCTGATGGCGGTGACCATCAGCTTCCTCATCATGACGGCGGTCTGGACGCAGATCGGCCGTCTCCAGGTGGCGCAGGCCGGAGGCCCCTCCACCGATGAGGAACAGAAACAAGAAGAGCAGACCAAGACGGTCCAGCTCACGCTGTTCGTCACGCCCACCGAGCTGAAGCTGGTGGCGGACCAGAGTGAGTTCCCGTCCATCGAGGCCAAGCGCGGGGCCAACGGCAAGTTGGACCTGGCGCCGCTGCTCGCGCGCTTCAAGGAACTCAAGTCGCAGTTCCCCGACCAGTCCTCCATCACGCTGCAGACCGAGGACAAGGTCCACTACGAAGATCTGGTGCGCATCATCGACCAGTGCATCGGCGCCGGCCTGCCCCAGGTCTCGGTGTCCGCCATCATGGGTTAG